TTTATGGGTTGCAAATAAAAaaatcgcccctaattctttcggagtcgcccctaaaaatgccatgTTATTTTAGCTTCTGAATTTAGATCTACATGTTTCGAGTGTCCAAACACTCTCGTCCATATGGACTACCATTGACCAACCAAGACCTCTACCGGAGTACTCGTAGATAAAATGCGTATCATCACCTGTCATAGCCCTATTGGGTAACCTGAAAAATACAGCCCTATCGAAAATGAAACTTTAATCAGGTTGTCCTCGAACTAACAAAACTTCCTCCAGTACATATCACTAGATACCCTCGTATGCGACTGATTTAATGTCAAACTGTAGGGGCAGTTTAGGTATTTGCACCTAACCACGACAAACAGTATATTGTTAAAAAGAGTGGTAAACACTAAAAGCGACACATTAACACCCAAAGAGAAGAAAAACCAAATGTCGATAAAAATCAAAATCTAgagaaaaagattgaaattatCATCTATGATGACGATGACGATGATgggtaaaggaaaatcaattctgACATGTAtagtcttcttcttccttctcttcatcTCTGTTTATCTATTCATTGGTACAGTTGATTTTAGATCTTCATTCTTCCCACTTCCAAATTCCCTTtgtaacaacaacatcaaatcttTATCACCAATTAGGGTATACATGTATGAATTACCAAATAGATTTAATTTTGCAATGGTTAGTCAtagtttttcatctaatgataGCCAAAGTGTTGTTGTGAATTCGTCAAATTTACCATCATGGCCAAATAATTCTGGGTTGAAGAAACAGCACAGTGTTGAGTATTGGTTGATGGCTTCGATTCTGTATGATGGTGGGAGTTTAAATGATGGAAGAGAAGCTGTTAGGGTATTTGATCCAGATACTGCTGATGTTTTCTTTGTACCGTTTTTTTCATCATTGAGTTATAATAGTCATGGGCATAATATGACAGATCCTGAAACAGAAGTTGATAAGCAATTACAGGTATGTATAATTATAATTCTTACTTGTTCACTTGTTTTTTTTAACTCTGTGTGTTTTCTGTAAATTTAGTAAGTTCTTGTGTTTGAATTGGTGGATTCAACTGGTAGGGAGGGTTTCTGTCTAATCAAATTTGATATTAGAACATATTGGTATTTTGTATATCTATTTGGCAGTTTTAGATATGCACAAAAACTGAATTAGTTAGGATGTCCTTATATGACAGGGGGAGAAAAGAGTTATCACGATTAATTTTTTACCAAGTTAATGGAATTAGAATTCATTATCATGTGGATGATTTAGAGTTTTTGCTGAAAATGTAGTATGACTTCTGATGAAATTGGTAAAATAATGGGCTACCAATGTTGGTGGTTAATGTTATGTATTTCCTCAAATACAGAAATTGTATTCGAGAAACAAGGGAAAAGGAGttattcataaataatttctACCTGTTTAACCGACTGTAGGGTTGTTATAAACCCTTCTGAGCGAGTTTCACTTCCAGTAGGAATGTAGGATTTCTATCTTTCACGTGTTTATTTTATTTGGCTCCTCCTAAGACTTTGCTTGTTGAAGGTTGACTTAATGGAGATTTTAAGGAAGTCCGTCTTCTGGCAGAAGTCTGGAGGCAGAGACCACGTAATTCCAATGCATCACCCGAATTCTTTCAGATTTTTGAGGGAGCAGGTGAACGCATCTATTCTTATTGTTGCAGATTTTGGACGCTACCCAAAAACCATGTCACGCCTGAGTAAAGATGTTGTGGCACCATATGTACATGTGGTGGAGTCTTTTACAGAtgacaattcttcaaacccatttgAATCTCGTACAACACTTCTTTTCTTCAGGGGTAGGACATTCAGAAAAGATGTAAGTTGGATTGGTGATTTCTGAGAATCATGAGATTTCAGCTCCTCCAGTTTCTTTTAGTTTCTAGATTTTGTGAGCAAGAACCAATTTGTAACCTGTTATGTTGTAGGAAGGAATTGTTCGTGCCAAGCTGGCCAAGATACTAGCTAATGTCGATGATGTTCATTATGAAAACAGCTTTGCAAATGGAGACAGCATAAAAGCGGTAATCTCTTTTCCATTCAGTATTCTGCACCAGTTTTTTGCTGATTTTTTGTTTCTTGTCATTTTCCACCCCAAAACTCTATGCTTGAGGACTGAAACAAGTTTCTGTACTTATTTCTCTTCTCTGTTTCAGATTGGCTCTTTACAATAAGACTGTATAAAGTTTACATTTTTGACCGGTATTTCTTCATTTAATATATGTTTCTGTTGCTCTTTCAGTCATCAGAAGGTATGCGTTCGTCGAAGTTCTGTTTGAACCCTGCAGGGGACACACCTTCCTCCAACCGACTCTTTGATGCCATTGTGAGCCACTGTGTTCCTGTAATCGTAAGTGACAAGATTGAGCTACCATTTGAGGATGAGCTTGATTACACTCCATTTTCACTCTTCTTCTCCGTAAAAGAGGCGTTGGAACCTGGTTATATGGTTGGGCAGCTCCGTCAAGTCTCAAAAGATAGATGGGAAG
This genomic stretch from Papaver somniferum cultivar HN1 chromosome 5, ASM357369v1, whole genome shotgun sequence harbors:
- the LOC113281509 gene encoding probable arabinosyltransferase ARAD1; this translates as MMTMTMMGKGKSILTCIVFFFLLFISVYLFIGTVDFRSSFFPLPNSLCNNNIKSLSPIRVYMYELPNRFNFAMVSHSFSSNDSQSVVVNSSNLPSWPNNSGLKKQHSVEYWLMASILYDGGSLNDGREAVRVFDPDTADVFFVPFFSSLSYNSHGHNMTDPETEVDKQLQVDLMEILRKSVFWQKSGGRDHVIPMHHPNSFRFLREQVNASILIVADFGRYPKTMSRLSKDVVAPYVHVVESFTDDNSSNPFESRTTLLFFRGRTFRKDEGIVRAKLAKILANVDDVHYENSFANGDSIKASSEGMRSSKFCLNPAGDTPSSNRLFDAIVSHCVPVIVSDKIELPFEDELDYTPFSLFFSVKEALEPGYMVGQLRQVSKDRWEEMWRKLKNISCHYEYQYPPKKEDAVSMLWRQIRHKLPSAKLSEHRSRRLKIPDWWDSRRRR